The following proteins are co-located in the Flammeovirga kamogawensis genome:
- a CDS encoding GWxTD domain-containing protein, whose amino-acid sequence MKRTIILLITLINTLSIGSLLAQSAFNVDLGGGAKYIRQGENVTIKGDNSQHYYVFHFSTDFMPAPPPMVENANSGNPMVVDTTFEVQPNIPIQVTNTGLYFIQTDTTSREGVGFTAMPSDFPKYKKMKNVYPSLVYISTQNEMASFKTGSRPRKAFENFWMNIAGSPDNAKRLIKLYFDRVTDANIKFTEYKEGWKTDRGIVYIIFGPPSEISNIDGGIRWSYDSNLNHGQVEFDFIEDNNQFTGTHYELKRSYDYKRVWFDTVKKWRNGTIQ is encoded by the coding sequence ATGAAACGAACTATTATATTACTTATCACATTAATAAATACTTTGTCTATAGGTTCATTATTAGCCCAATCTGCCTTTAATGTAGATTTAGGCGGTGGTGCAAAATATATTAGACAAGGGGAGAATGTCACTATTAAAGGAGATAATTCTCAACATTATTATGTATTTCATTTCTCAACAGATTTTATGCCTGCTCCACCACCTATGGTTGAAAATGCAAACTCTGGAAATCCAATGGTTGTTGATACAACTTTTGAAGTACAACCAAATATACCTATTCAGGTAACAAATACGGGGTTGTATTTTATTCAAACAGATACAACTTCAAGAGAAGGAGTAGGGTTTACAGCTATGCCATCTGATTTTCCGAAGTATAAAAAAATGAAAAATGTATACCCATCATTAGTATATATTTCTACTCAAAATGAGATGGCTTCATTTAAAACAGGTAGTCGCCCACGTAAGGCATTTGAAAACTTTTGGATGAATATTGCAGGTTCACCAGACAATGCTAAGCGCTTAATTAAATTGTATTTTGATAGAGTGACTGATGCAAATATTAAATTTACAGAATATAAAGAGGGCTGGAAGACGGATAGAGGTATTGTTTATATTATCTTTGGGCCACCTTCTGAAATTTCAAATATAGATGGTGGTATACGTTGGTCTTATGATAGCAACTTAAATCATGGTCAAGTTGAATTTGATTTTATAGAAGATAATAATCAATTTACGGGTACTCATTACGAACTAAAAAGATCGTATGATTACAAACGTGTGTGGTTTGATACCGTAAAAAAATGGAGAAACGGTACAATACAATAA
- a CDS encoding UDP-glucuronic acid decarboxylase family protein — MKRVLITGAAGFLGSHLCDKFLANGFKVVGMDNFLTGSEDNISHLFGNKNFEFFHHDVTKYVHVSGDLDYILHFASPASPIDYLEMPIQTLKVGSLAPYNLLGLARVKKARFMIASTSEVYGDPNVHPQKEDYWGNVNPIGPRGVYDEAKRFQEAITMGYHTFHGVNTGMVRIFNTYGPRMRLNDGRALPAFMSQALRGEDITIFGDGSQTRSFCYVDDLVEGIFRLTMSDYHDPVNIGNPQEISIKDFAEEIVKLTDSGSKVVYLDLPKDDPKQRQPDITRAQEVLDWNPTIDRAEGLKRTLEYFKKKVK; from the coding sequence AGTTTTTAGCAAATGGTTTTAAGGTTGTAGGTATGGACAACTTCCTAACAGGAAGTGAAGACAATATATCTCATCTTTTTGGGAATAAGAATTTTGAATTTTTCCACCATGATGTGACTAAATATGTACACGTTTCTGGTGATTTAGATTATATATTACACTTTGCTTCACCAGCAAGCCCAATTGATTATTTAGAGATGCCTATCCAAACTTTAAAAGTTGGATCTTTGGCTCCATATAATCTTTTAGGTTTAGCAAGAGTGAAAAAGGCTCGTTTCATGATTGCATCAACTTCTGAAGTTTATGGTGATCCAAATGTTCATCCTCAGAAAGAAGACTATTGGGGTAATGTAAACCCAATTGGTCCAAGAGGTGTTTATGATGAAGCCAAACGCTTTCAAGAAGCAATTACAATGGGTTATCATACATTCCATGGTGTAAATACAGGAATGGTTCGTATTTTTAATACATACGGCCCAAGAATGCGTTTAAATGATGGTCGTGCTTTACCCGCATTTATGAGTCAAGCATTAAGAGGCGAAGACATAACAATTTTTGGAGATGGTTCTCAAACTAGATCATTTTGTTATGTAGATGATTTAGTTGAAGGAATTTTCCGTTTAACGATGTCAGACTACCATGACCCAGTAAATATTGGTAATCCTCAAGAAATTTCAATTAAAGATTTTGCAGAAGAGATTGTAAAACTGACAGACTCGGGAAGTAAAGTTGTCTATTTAGATTTACCAAAAGACGACCCTAAACAACGTCAGCCAGATATTACTAGAGCACAAGAAGTTTTAGATTGGAACCCTACAATTGATAGAGCTGAAGGTCTAAAAAGAACTTTAGAGTATTTTAAAAAGAAAGTAAAATAA
- a CDS encoding MarC family protein, translating into MDFDVSFKAVASVSLILFSVIDIIGSIPIIIDLREKEGKIQSGKATIVAGIIMIIFLALGKKLLGLFGIDVSSFAIAGAIILFLLGLEMILGIVLFKSEAEEGGSGSIVPLAFPLIAGAGSMTTIISLKSEYSNFSILLGIIINLLFVYIVLKSSGWIQKKLGQGGANILRKIFGIILLAIAIKLFKTNI; encoded by the coding sequence ATGGATTTTGACGTTTCATTTAAAGCAGTGGCATCAGTGTCACTAATCTTATTTTCAGTAATCGATATTATCGGTTCAATTCCTATAATTATTGATTTAAGAGAAAAAGAAGGAAAAATACAATCTGGTAAAGCTACTATTGTAGCAGGTATTATCATGATTATTTTTCTCGCATTAGGTAAGAAATTACTAGGTTTATTTGGAATAGATGTTAGCTCATTTGCCATAGCAGGTGCTATAATCTTATTTTTATTAGGTTTAGAAATGATATTAGGCATTGTGCTTTTTAAAAGTGAAGCCGAAGAGGGAGGATCTGGATCTATTGTACCTTTGGCTTTTCCTTTAATAGCAGGAGCAGGTAGTATGACAACAATAATTTCCTTAAAATCAGAATATTCTAATTTTAGTATTCTTTTAGGGATTATCATTAACCTACTATTTGTTTATATAGTCTTAAAAAGTTCAGGTTGGATTCAAAAAAAACTTGGACAAGGAGGTGCAAATATTCTAAGAAAAATATTTGGTATAATCCTTTTGGCAATAGCAATAAAATTATTTAAGACGAATATTTAA
- a CDS encoding 3-phosphoshikimate 1-carboxyvinyltransferase yields the protein MKIYHPSKSVKIDVPLVSSKSESNRALIIQASATEEIELSNISMARDTQTMMRLLDSSEETLDVLDAGTTMRFLTAYATANNRKSIMTGTPRMQDRPIGILVDALRSIGANIEYLKKDGYPPHQINNFEQTSDTVNIRGDVSSQYISALLLVAPTLPKGLKVILEGEVNSKPYILMTLSLMESFGIKYTWVENEIIVAPQEYKSGAYTIESDWSGASYWYSIAALADVAEIKILNLRENSLQGDKAIVEMMKQLGVESTFEADGVRLTKTARADKFFFDFTHCPDLAQTIVALVAALGMEGRMIGLQSLRIKETDRIAALQNEIKKLGLEIEVVGDEEIIVPKGGITIEGQSINTYEDHRMAMAFAPLSILGQLEIDEPEVVEKSYPSYWKDLEAAGFVTE from the coding sequence ATGAAAATCTACCACCCGAGTAAAAGCGTAAAAATTGATGTACCATTAGTATCATCAAAAAGTGAAAGTAATAGAGCGTTAATAATTCAAGCATCAGCAACCGAAGAAATTGAGTTGTCAAATATCTCTATGGCAAGAGATACGCAAACAATGATGCGTCTTTTAGATTCATCAGAAGAAACATTAGACGTATTGGATGCAGGTACAACAATGAGATTTTTAACGGCATATGCAACAGCTAATAACCGTAAATCTATCATGACGGGAACACCTCGTATGCAAGATAGGCCTATAGGAATTTTAGTTGATGCTTTACGTTCAATTGGAGCAAATATAGAGTATTTGAAAAAGGATGGTTACCCTCCACATCAAATCAATAATTTTGAACAAACTTCTGATACTGTTAATATTAGAGGAGATGTAAGTAGTCAATATATCTCTGCATTATTACTAGTAGCACCAACATTACCAAAAGGGTTGAAAGTTATTTTAGAAGGAGAGGTAAATTCAAAACCTTACATTCTAATGACTTTAAGCTTAATGGAAAGCTTTGGAATTAAATATACTTGGGTAGAAAATGAAATTATTGTAGCACCTCAAGAATATAAAAGTGGTGCATATACTATTGAATCTGACTGGTCAGGTGCTAGTTATTGGTACAGTATTGCAGCTTTAGCTGATGTAGCTGAAATTAAAATTTTAAACTTACGCGAAAATTCCCTTCAAGGTGATAAAGCTATTGTTGAGATGATGAAGCAGCTAGGTGTAGAAAGTACTTTCGAAGCCGATGGAGTTCGTTTAACAAAAACAGCAAGAGCAGATAAATTTTTCTTTGATTTTACACATTGCCCAGATCTTGCTCAAACAATTGTAGCATTAGTAGCGGCATTGGGAATGGAAGGTAGAATGATTGGTCTTCAAAGTTTAAGAATTAAAGAGACAGATAGAATTGCTGCTTTGCAAAACGAAATCAAGAAACTTGGTTTAGAAATAGAGGTAGTAGGTGACGAAGAAATAATAGTACCAAAAGGCGGTATTACTATTGAAGGTCAGTCTATTAACACTTATGAAGATCATAGAATGGCAATGGCCTTCGCTCCTTTGTCTATATTAGGTCAACTAGAAATTGATGAGCCAGAAGTTGTAGAAAAATCGTATCCAAGTTATTGGAAAGATTTAGAAGCGGCTGGTTTCGTAACAGAATAA
- the lipB gene encoding lipoyl(octanoyl) transferase LipB codes for MNKKVEYQHIGKMPYAKAWDYQTELFDEIVQTKLENRRRTDRGEEALPTKNYLLFVEHPHVYTLGKSGKEEHLLLDKEGLEREHVEFFKINRGGDITYHGPGQIVGYPILDLDNFFTDIHKYLRLLEEAIILTLKDYGIKAGRIEGLTGVWIGEEGDPNPRKICALGVKTSRWVTMHGFAFNVNANLNYFGNIVPCGISDKAVTSMQNELGRELPMNEVEEVVKKHLEKLFEMEIFENKQN; via the coding sequence ATGAACAAAAAAGTAGAATATCAGCATATTGGTAAAATGCCCTATGCAAAAGCTTGGGATTACCAAACAGAGTTGTTTGATGAAATAGTTCAAACAAAACTAGAAAATAGAAGAAGAACTGATCGAGGTGAAGAAGCACTTCCTACAAAAAATTATTTGCTTTTTGTAGAGCATCCTCATGTCTATACTTTAGGTAAAAGTGGTAAAGAAGAACACCTTTTACTTGATAAAGAAGGGTTAGAAAGAGAACATGTTGAATTTTTTAAAATCAACAGAGGAGGAGATATCACTTACCATGGTCCTGGGCAAATAGTAGGTTATCCTATATTAGATTTGGATAACTTTTTTACAGATATACATAAATACTTGAGACTACTTGAAGAAGCCATTATCTTAACATTAAAAGATTATGGAATAAAAGCAGGTAGAATTGAAGGTCTTACTGGTGTTTGGATTGGTGAAGAAGGTGATCCAAACCCTAGAAAAATATGTGCTTTAGGAGTTAAAACAAGTAGATGGGTAACCATGCATGGTTTTGCTTTTAATGTAAATGCAAACCTAAACTATTTCGGAAATATAGTACCATGTGGTATTTCTGATAAAGCAGTTACTTCTATGCAAAATGAATTAGGAAGGGAATTGCCAATGAATGAAGTTGAAGAGGTTGTAAAAAAACATCTTGAGAAACTTTTTGAAATGGAAATTTTTGAAAACAAACAAAACTAA